The nucleotide window TATCGAAGTGAATAGTGTGACCTTCTATAGCTAATTTAGTCTCTTCGCCATCTTTTATGGTTTTTTCTCTGATATAATTAATATCTTTGGGCGAATCATCACAAACAAAGACCTTATCGGGATTACTTAACTGGATATACTTAATTACAAACTGGCAAAGCTTAAGATTATCAATTTTTTTAATCTTTTGATAATTTTCTTCGTCCATGTGATCCTTTAATGAATCAATTACCTCATTCATACTTCTTTTCCTCCTCGTGTAATGTAATATATAAATGTAATATCTAGTGGTTATTAACAAAAATTAGACTGAGGAAATAATACTGGAGGTGGACCCATTTGTCAAGACAATTTTTTAATGATTCATCATCTTTCAACACCTTACAACAATTACTTCACAATAATTACGAAAGAACCTAAATTTTCATTAATAAGTGCTATACGACATGAATCATCTTTCTTCTTGACAAAAACTTCAAGTATGCTAACTTTGTCTTTATGAAAATATTCCAGCGGTACTTTATTTTAGAATATCTATCTTCTTTCTTGGTAGGTCTTTTCATCTTTACTTTTATCTTTATTATGGATAAAATTTTTATCTTAAGCGAGCTCTTGGTGACTAAGGGTATCTCTATTGCGGATATCATCAGGCTTTTTACTTACTATCTTCCGGCTACTTTTGCCATTACTATTCCGATGGGGGTTTTATTAGCTACTTTAATAGTCTGGGGAAAACTTTCGGCCAATAATGAGATAGTGGCTATCAAAGCCGCGGGTATTTCTTTAAACTCCTTAGTATTTTTAGCTATCTTCTTAGGTCTTTTTTTCTTTTTTGTAAATACTATCTTAAATGATACTCTTTTGCCTTTCGCTAATCAAGCTTATAAAGATTTATACTACCAGATAGCTCAAAAAAAGCCTAATGTTTCTATTGAAGAACAAGTCTTTACTGAAATGGCCAATAAAGAAATTTATGTCCATAAATTAGATAATAAAAATAATCTCATGGAGGGTATCTACCTTTACGAAAAGATCAGAGAAGAAGATGGAGATATATTGCTTCGATATATCTTTGCTAAAAAAGGGTATTGGAAGAAAAGCATCAAAGACCAAGATAAAGTCCTAATATTAGAAGATGGCAGCATTCATCAAACCTTAGAAAAAGATCAGGAAAAATATTATGTGCTGAAGTTTAATACTCATGAAATTATTTTTAATCTTCAAGAAGGAGCTTCTTTTATGCAACCCTGCAAAAGTCTTAGAGAAATGACCTCCAAAGAGTTAAAAGAAAAGATTAAAGAATATCAAGAAAAGAATTTAGAGGTAAGTTTATTTTTAATAGAGTTGCATAAAAAGATCTCCATTCCTTTTGCTTGCCTTGTCTTTACCTTAGTTGGAACTCCTTTGGGTTTGTTGACTAAAAAAGGAGGAAAATCCATTGGCTTAGGACTCAGTATCTTAGTTATCTTCAGCTACTATCTATTCTTAATTTTGGGAGAAACATTAGGCAATAAAGGATTAATCTCTCCTTTTTTTTCGATGTGGCTACCTAATATTATCATAGGAACAGTAGGTATATTTTTGTGTCTTTTTACTATAAAACGTTAAGATAAACTTTAAGTAGAGAAGAATGATAAAGATACTCGATAAATATTTAATTGTTAATTTTTTAAGACCATTTTTCTATAGCCTGATAGCTTTTACCGGTATTATGCTGGTTACTAATGTCTTTGAAACCATAGATGCTCTTATCTCCTCCCAGGTAAGTCTTACTTATTCTTGTCAATACTTTCTTCTAAAAATACCTCAAATTATAACTTTAATTCTACCGATCTCTATATTGTTAGCAACCTTATTTTCTTTAAGCAAGCTTTCTTATCAAAATGAGATTACCGCTATGAAAGCCAATGGTCTTAATATCTATAGAATCTTTACTCCTATCTTGATACTTGCTTTCTTCCTCAGTATTTTAAGTTTTTTTTGGAATGAAACTATGGTGGTTAAAGCTAATCAGATAGTTAACTTTATTAAACAAACTCAAATAAAAAAGATAGATGTTAGCCAAGACGAAGCTTATCATATTTCTTTATATCTTTCTGGGGGAAGATTTTTAAGGTCAAGTTATCTTAATAAGAATAAAGGTCTGATGGAGGACATTCATCTTCTTGATTATACACCGCAAAATTTTTTAAAGGTACGCCTTGATGCCAAATACGCCAAATGGAATGGAAAAAATTGGATTTCCGGCCAGGGGGTAAAGAGAAGATTTAATTCTTCAGGAGAGATAGTCTCTGCATATCAATTTAAAGAAGAGATTCTTCCTCTGACTAAGTCTCCCGATGATATTTTAGAGATAATTTTTT belongs to bacterium and includes:
- a CDS encoding LptF/LptG family permease yields the protein MKIFQRYFILEYLSSFLVGLFIFTFIFIMDKIFILSELLVTKGISIADIIRLFTYYLPATFAITIPMGVLLATLIVWGKLSANNEIVAIKAAGISLNSLVFLAIFLGLFFFFVNTILNDTLLPFANQAYKDLYYQIAQKKPNVSIEEQVFTEMANKEIYVHKLDNKNNLMEGIYLYEKIREEDGDILLRYIFAKKGYWKKSIKDQDKVLILEDGSIHQTLEKDQEKYYVLKFNTHEIIFNLQEGASFMQPCKSLREMTSKELKEKIKEYQEKNLEVSLFLIELHKKISIPFACLVFTLVGTPLGLLTKKGGKSIGLGLSILVIFSYYLFLILGETLGNKGLISPFFSMWLPNIIIGTVGIFLCLFTIKR
- a CDS encoding LptF/LptG family permease, whose translation is MIKILDKYLIVNFLRPFFYSLIAFTGIMLVTNVFETIDALISSQVSLTYSCQYFLLKIPQIITLILPISILLATLFSLSKLSYQNEITAMKANGLNIYRIFTPILILAFFLSILSFFWNETMVVKANQIVNFIKQTQIKKIDVSQDEAYHISLYLSGGRFLRSSYLNKNKGLMEDIHLLDYTPQNFLKVRLDAKYAKWNGKNWISGQGVKRRFNSSGEIVSAYQFKEEILPLTKSPDDILEIIFFEKKEPEEISFFSLLRYITILRKCGSKVTNYLVEFHMKVSFPMINFMMVLIGAPLALFTTLKGRSIAEFGISIFIGFIYWGTMAIGRSLGRSEMLSPFLSAWLANLIFGFLGIYLLVKVKK